One segment of bacterium DNA contains the following:
- a CDS encoding DUF177 domain-containing protein, which yields MEIFVEDIPEEGMDVEATEKDVWLGAVLRNSLGETDCRAKLSLHMTRVEGNVGVDGDVELISHPACDRCLAPFEESESLHIHEVLAPLYESKRQQRLEENLEIELVAEDMEFSFYEGDSIDLGEVVREQITLARPMKHLCKEGCKGLCQRCGKNLNEGPCGCPPQEHKSSFGALKSFQVKGKKAKAKKQASNEKGACRGSSKK from the coding sequence ATGGAGATATTTGTAGAGGACATACCTGAAGAGGGCATGGACGTTGAAGCCACTGAGAAGGATGTCTGGCTCGGCGCTGTGCTTAGGAACTCCCTGGGAGAGACGGATTGCAGGGCTAAGCTTTCGCTGCACATGACGAGGGTGGAAGGCAACGTGGGCGTGGACGGCGATGTGGAGCTCATCTCCCACCCGGCCTGCGATCGCTGCCTCGCCCCGTTCGAGGAATCAGAGAGTTTGCACATCCACGAGGTGCTGGCGCCTCTGTACGAGAGCAAGAGGCAGCAGAGGCTCGAGGAGAATCTCGAGATCGAACTCGTGGCCGAGGACATGGAGTTCAGCTTTTACGAGGGCGACAGCATCGATCTGGGAGAGGTCGTCCGCGAGCAAATCACGCTGGCCAGGCCTATGAAGCACCTGTGCAAAGAGGGCTGCAAGGGCCTCTGCCAGCGCTGCGGCAAGAATCTCAACGAGGGGCCGTGCGGCTGCCCGCCGCAGGAACACAAGAGCAGCTTCGGTGCCCTGAAGAGTTTTCAGGTGAAGGGAAAGAAAGCTAAGGCAAAGAAACAGGCGAGTAACGAGAAAGGAGCATGCCGTGGCAGTTCCAAAAAATAG
- the panD gene encoding aspartate 1-decarboxylase, which translates to MQRRMLKSKIHGVSVTDSDVNYEGSITIDLDLMEAADLIEYEEVLVWDITNGARLATYVIPGERGSGKVAINGAAAHIVKRGDRVIVGSFASYDEAELNDFAARKVFVDGDNRIKKIILAGTGEKGLPAAETGARAELC; encoded by the coding sequence ATGCAAAGGCGGATGCTCAAATCCAAGATCCACGGGGTCTCGGTCACCGACTCCGACGTGAATTACGAGGGCTCAATCACCATCGACCTGGATCTGATGGAGGCCGCGGATCTCATCGAATATGAGGAGGTCCTGGTCTGGGACATTACAAATGGCGCCAGGCTTGCGACCTATGTCATCCCGGGCGAGCGCGGGTCGGGCAAGGTCGCGATAAACGGCGCTGCGGCCCACATCGTGAAGAGGGGCGACAGGGTGATCGTCGGCAGCTTTGCCTCGTACGACGAGGCGGAGCTTAACGATTTTGCTGCGCGCAAGGTCTTTGTGGACGGTGACAACAGGATAAAGAAAATCATCCTCGCCGGCACGGGCGAAAAGGGGCTGCCTGCAGCGGAGACAGGCGCGCGTGCGGAGCTCTGCTAG
- the ilvC gene encoding ketol-acid reductoisomerase codes for MILDSLGKELLGNIVVFGFGSQGKAQARNLRDTGCNVQVFLRSASPRLSSLRATGIDLISDASIAAARANCAVLLLPDSEQEAFYRDYLAENLPRGALLVFAHGFAIHYRRITPRPDLDCALAAPLAHGDALRADFKERGGVPCVVAVAQDATGRAKEKAHAYARAICGRGPFIGSTFAEEVETDLFAEQAVLCGGMPELVRAAFDTLADAGYNKEIAYTSCLRELRAIVDLMWKDAIAGMLSKVSDTARYGAITRGPRIISKSVRDELRRVLEEIRSGKFATELAREKENGFARLHDLMAAAREHPIERIHEGFGPDPSPGDNLKGER; via the coding sequence ATGATACTGGATTCCCTTGGAAAAGAGCTGCTCGGCAACATCGTGGTCTTCGGGTTCGGGTCGCAGGGAAAGGCACAGGCCAGGAACTTGAGGGACACCGGCTGCAATGTGCAGGTCTTTCTCAGATCCGCAAGCCCCCGCCTCTCTTCGCTCCGCGCCACAGGCATCGACCTCATATCAGACGCGTCCATTGCTGCCGCAAGGGCGAATTGCGCCGTGCTCCTCCTGCCGGACTCGGAACAGGAAGCATTCTACAGGGACTACCTCGCGGAAAATCTCCCAAGAGGCGCGCTGCTCGTCTTTGCGCACGGCTTCGCAATCCACTACCGAAGGATCACACCCAGGCCCGATCTGGACTGCGCGCTGGCTGCCCCCCTGGCGCACGGGGACGCGCTGCGGGCCGACTTCAAGGAGCGCGGCGGAGTGCCATGCGTGGTGGCGGTGGCGCAGGACGCGACAGGCCGAGCGAAAGAGAAGGCCCATGCCTATGCACGCGCGATCTGCGGCAGGGGTCCGTTCATCGGCTCGACCTTTGCCGAAGAGGTGGAAACGGACCTCTTCGCGGAACAGGCGGTGCTTTGCGGAGGGATGCCGGAGCTTGTCCGCGCGGCGTTCGATACGCTGGCGGACGCGGGCTACAATAAAGAGATCGCGTACACGAGCTGCCTTCGGGAGCTGCGCGCGATCGTGGACCTGATGTGGAAAGACGCCATAGCCGGCATGCTCTCCAAGGTCAGCGACACGGCGCGCTACGGCGCGATAACGCGCGGTCCCCGCATCATCAGCAAATCCGTGAGAGACGAACTCAGGCGGGTGCTCGAAGAGATAAGGTCCGGCAAGTTCGCGACCGAGCTCGCCCGCGAAAAGGAGAACGGCTTCGCACGGCTGCACGATCTGATGGCCGCGGCGAGGGAGCACCCGATCGAGAGGATACACGAGGGCTTCGGCCCTGACCCGAGCCCCGGAGACAACCTCAAGGGGGAGCGATGA
- the amrB gene encoding AmmeMemoRadiSam system protein B, whose product MKRNPAVAGQFYPGTKGSLAQEVAGFLEAGVNPRKALGAIAPHAGYMYSGAVAGKVFASIVVPKRCVVLCPNHTGMGTRAAVWPRGSWSIPTGEIPVDEKLAAGMLKACDDLQDDMTAHIGEHSLEVELPFLLARQPDLAIVPICISRANHETLRRIGEAIAKVIKADGGDILLVASSDMNHYEDEKRTREKDDLAIERVLALDPEGLVDVCASKRISMCGVLPTAVLITACKALGARKATLVAHATSGDVSGDRDAVVGYAGFVIE is encoded by the coding sequence ATGAAGAGAAATCCCGCGGTCGCAGGGCAGTTCTATCCGGGAACAAAGGGCTCGCTCGCACAGGAGGTGGCCGGATTTTTGGAGGCCGGCGTGAACCCCAGAAAAGCGCTCGGCGCAATCGCCCCGCACGCGGGATACATGTACTCCGGCGCAGTCGCGGGCAAGGTCTTCGCGAGCATCGTAGTGCCGAAAAGATGCGTGGTGCTCTGCCCCAATCACACGGGCATGGGAACGCGGGCCGCGGTCTGGCCGCGCGGCAGCTGGTCCATACCCACGGGCGAGATACCGGTGGATGAGAAGCTCGCAGCCGGCATGCTCAAGGCCTGCGACGACCTCCAGGACGACATGACCGCGCACATCGGCGAGCACTCGCTGGAGGTGGAGCTGCCGTTCCTGCTCGCCCGGCAGCCCGACCTCGCCATCGTCCCGATATGCATCTCGAGGGCAAACCACGAAACATTGAGGCGCATCGGGGAAGCCATCGCCAAGGTCATCAAGGCGGATGGCGGCGACATCCTCCTGGTCGCAAGCTCTGACATGAACCACTACGAAGACGAGAAGCGCACGAGGGAAAAGGACGATCTGGCCATCGAACGGGTGCTCGCGCTCGACCCCGAGGGTCTGGTCGACGTCTGCGCATCAAAGCGCATCTCCATGTGCGGAGTGCTGCCGACCGCCGTGCTGATCACGGCATGCAAGGCGCTGGGGGCAAGGAAAGCCACGCTCGTGGCGCACGCCACCTCTGGCGACGTCTCCGGCGATCGCGATGCAGTGGTGGGATATGCGGGATTCGTTATAGAGTGA